In Afipia sp. GAS231, a single window of DNA contains:
- the coaA gene encoding type I pantothenate kinase, with protein MDIRAPDQQYNPYRIFSRAQWAHLRDDTPMTLEPGEFERLRSMHDRLDLREVEDIYLPLSRLLSIYVDATLRLYQAQRQFLGIRDRKVPYIIGVAGSVAVGKSTTARVLQALLARWSPRPKVELITTDGFLFPNAVLERQGLMQKKGFPESYDLPTLLSFLSDIKAGRRKVRAPVYSHMTYDIVPNEWAEVDRPDILIVEGVNVLQTGRLPRDGQAVPVVSDFFDFSVYIDAEEPVLRNWYVRRFLALRDTAFHDPRSYFHRYAPLSDEEATATAIAIWERTNLANLEDNILPTRPRATLILKKSADHLIETVALRRL; from the coding sequence ATGGATATTCGCGCTCCCGACCAGCAGTATAACCCCTACCGGATTTTCTCGCGCGCGCAGTGGGCGCATTTGCGCGACGACACGCCGATGACGCTGGAGCCCGGTGAGTTCGAGCGGCTGCGCTCGATGCACGACCGGCTCGACCTGCGCGAAGTCGAGGACATTTATCTGCCGCTGTCGCGGCTGCTGTCGATTTATGTCGATGCGACGCTGCGGCTCTATCAGGCGCAACGCCAGTTCCTCGGCATCCGCGACCGCAAGGTGCCCTATATCATCGGCGTCGCCGGTTCGGTGGCGGTCGGCAAATCGACCACCGCACGCGTGCTGCAGGCGCTGCTGGCGCGCTGGTCGCCGCGGCCCAAGGTCGAACTCATCACGACAGACGGCTTTCTGTTTCCCAATGCCGTGCTCGAGCGGCAGGGCCTGATGCAGAAAAAGGGCTTTCCCGAGAGCTACGACCTGCCGACGTTGCTGTCGTTCCTGTCCGACATCAAGGCCGGGCGCCGCAAGGTGCGGGCGCCGGTCTATTCGCACATGACCTACGACATCGTTCCGAACGAGTGGGCCGAGGTCGACCGTCCGGACATCCTGATCGTCGAGGGCGTCAACGTGCTGCAGACCGGCCGGCTGCCGCGCGATGGCCAGGCGGTGCCGGTCGTTTCCGACTTCTTCGACTTCTCGGTCTATATCGACGCCGAGGAGCCGGTGCTGCGCAACTGGTATGTCCGCCGCTTCCTCGCGCTGCGCGATACCGCGTTCCACGATCCCCGGTCGTATTTCCATCGTTACGCGCCGCTCTCCGATGAGGAAGCAACGGCGACCGCGATCGCGATTTGGGAACGCACCAACCTCGCCAATCTCGAGGACAACATTCTGCCGACCCGGCCGCGCGCGACGCTGATCCTGAAGAAGAGCGCCGATCATTTGATCGAGACCGTCGCGTTGCGGCGGCTGTGA
- a CDS encoding phosphoribosyl-ATP diphosphatase, translating into MSRFTVHDLAATIDARAASGGEASYTRKLLDKGAEHCAKKLGEEAVETVIAAVENDRDHLIAESADLLFHLLVLLKSRGVTLEEVEATLGQRQNMSGLEEKASRKRD; encoded by the coding sequence ATGTCGCGTTTCACGGTCCATGATCTGGCCGCCACCATCGATGCACGGGCCGCATCGGGCGGAGAGGCGTCCTACACCCGCAAATTGCTCGACAAGGGCGCGGAGCATTGCGCCAAGAAACTAGGCGAGGAAGCGGTCGAGACCGTGATCGCGGCCGTCGAGAATGATCGCGATCACCTGATTGCCGAAAGCGCCGATCTGCTGTTTCATCTGCTGGTGCTGCTGAAGTCGCGTGGCGTGACGCTCGAAGAGGTCGAAGCCACATTGGGCCAGCGTCAGAATATGTCCGGACTTGAAGAGAAGGCTTCGCGCAAGCGCGACTAG
- the hisF gene encoding imidazole glycerol phosphate synthase subunit HisF, whose translation MFKVRVIPCLDVKDGRVVKGVNFVDLRDAGDPVEAAIAYDAAGADELCFLDITATHENRGTMLDVVRRTAEACFMPLTVGGGVRTVDDIKVLLRSGADKVSINSAAVSNREFVKQGAEKFGEQCIVVAIDAKRVKRGGGERWEIFTHGGRNSTGIDAIEYAQEVVSLGAGEILLTSMDRDGTRQGFDLPLTQAIADSVPVPVIASGGVGNLDHLVDGIRQGHATAVLAASIFHFGEFTIREAKDHMVRAGLPMRLDP comes from the coding sequence ATGTTCAAGGTCCGCGTGATCCCCTGTCTCGACGTCAAGGACGGCCGCGTGGTCAAGGGCGTCAACTTCGTCGATCTGCGCGATGCCGGCGATCCCGTCGAGGCGGCGATTGCCTATGACGCCGCTGGCGCCGACGAGCTTTGCTTCCTCGACATCACCGCCACCCATGAAAACCGCGGCACCATGCTCGACGTCGTGCGGCGTACCGCGGAGGCGTGCTTCATGCCGCTGACGGTCGGTGGTGGGGTGCGCACGGTCGACGATATCAAGGTGCTGCTGCGCTCCGGCGCCGACAAGGTCTCGATCAACTCGGCGGCTGTCTCCAACCGCGAATTCGTCAAGCAGGGCGCCGAAAAATTCGGCGAGCAATGCATCGTGGTCGCGATCGACGCCAAGCGGGTCAAGCGCGGCGGCGGCGAGCGCTGGGAGATCTTCACCCATGGCGGCCGCAATTCCACCGGGATCGACGCCATCGAATATGCCCAGGAGGTGGTCTCGCTCGGCGCCGGTGAAATCCTGTTGACCTCGATGGACCGGGACGGCACGCGGCAGGGGTTCGACCTGCCGCTGACGCAGGCGATTGCCGACAGTGTTCCCGTACCGGTAATCGCATCCGGCGGCGTCGGCAATCTCGACCACCTCGTCGACGGCATTCGTCAGGGCCACGCCACCGCGGTGCTGGCGGCCTCGATATTCCATTTCGGCGAATTTACCATACGCGAAGCCAAGGATCACATGGTGCGGGCCGGGCTGCCGATGCGGCTCGATCCCTGA